Proteins found in one Limnohabitans sp. TEGF004 genomic segment:
- a CDS encoding DUF971 domain-containing protein: protein MAGLQKNTPAPEDITVHGASRVLEVSFADGASFRIPFELMRVYSPSAEVQGHGPGQEVLQTGKRLVDLEGLEPIGNYAIKPTFSDGHDSGLFTWEYLYFLGSEQDQLWADYERRLKEAGTDRDAAMPEKGGAGCSSHAH, encoded by the coding sequence ATGGCAGGCTTGCAAAAAAACACTCCCGCGCCTGAAGACATCACGGTGCATGGCGCATCGCGCGTGTTGGAAGTCAGCTTTGCCGACGGCGCGAGTTTTCGCATCCCGTTTGAGCTGATGCGCGTTTACAGCCCATCCGCCGAAGTGCAGGGTCACGGCCCAGGCCAAGAGGTGTTGCAAACCGGTAAGCGTTTGGTGGACCTCGAAGGCCTTGAGCCCATTGGTAACTACGCCATCAAGCCCACCTTCAGCGACGGCCACGACAGCGGCTTGTTCACTTGGGAATACCTGTATTTCTTGGGCTCGGAGCAAGATCAACTGTGGGCCGACTACGAACGCCGCCTCAAAGAAGCGGGTACAGACCGCGACGCGGCCATGCCTGAAAAAGGCGGCGCGGGTTGTAGCAGCCACGCGCATTGA
- a CDS encoding FAD/FMN-binding oxidoreductase, protein MNAPTSLNHLLATAEESPRLREIPYNYTSFSDREIVLRLLGADAWELLLRLRQERRTGRSARMLYEVLGDIWVVQRNPYLQDDLLDNPKRRLQLVEALHHRLGEVEQRRTPDVDAERDLMVGQLLQAASRAIETFNSQFEAIAALRKKAARMLKKHTAHDNIKFDGLSRVSHVTDATDWRVEYPFVVLTPDTEEEMAGLVKGCIDLGLTIVPRGGGTGYTGGAIPLTWKSAVINTEKLEAMTEVEMVDLPGIAHKVPTIYTEAGVVTQRVADAAERGGFVFAVDPTSAEASCIGGNIAMNAGGKKAVLWGTALDNLASWRMVTPNAEWLDVIRVDHNLGKIHDAEMASFDLKYYQADGKTFIRQERLDIPGKSFRKEGLGKDVTDKFLSGLPGVQKEGCDGLITSARWILHRMPAHTRTVCMEFFGNAKDAVPSIVEIKDYMFAEQKRSGVLLAGLEHLDDRYLRAVGYATKSKRGGLPKMLLIGDIAGDDADEVARVTSEVSRMANTRSGECFVAVSAEARKKFWLDRKRTAAISRHTNAFKVNEDVVIPLPRMAEYTDGIERINIELSLRNKLELCDALEDFFVKGNLPLGKSDDAADISTPELLEDRVQQARSLVGEVRGLWQQWLNECDALFPQLQDHTLRASWKTQIRAQLQNIFTGAQLAPILEECNAIHKRVLKGRVWVALHMHAGDGNVHTNIPVNSDNYAMLQTAHEAVARIMVLARSLDGVISGEHGIGITKLEFLTDDELKPFADYKAKVDPEGRFNKGKLLRNQDVDTSLRHADLSQAYTPSFGLMGHESLIMQQSDIGAIADSVKDCLRCGKCKPVCSTHVPRANLLYSPRNKILATSLLVEAFLYEEQTRRGVSIKHWQEFEDVADHCTVCHKCLTPCPVKIDFGDVTMNMRNLLRKMGQKTFRPGNAAAMFMLNATNPETIKFARTAMVGVGMKLQRFAHDLLKVVARKQTKAPPATVGAAPIKEQVIHFINKKMPGNLPKKTARALLDIENNDYVPIIRDPKTTTSETEAVFYFPGCGSERLFSQVGLATQAMLWHAGVQTVLPPGYLCCGYPQKGSGQFDKADKIITDNRVLFHRVANTLNYLDIKTVVVSCGTCFDQLQGYEFDKIFPGCRIVDIHEYLLEKDIKLSTADQAGYLFHDPCHSPMKQQDPMKTVKALLGDQVRKSDRCCGESGTLGVTRPDISTQVRFRKEEELQKDEAALRAMTGEAKGDMKILTSCPSCLQGLSRYGDDLQNGLLEADYIVVEMARKMLGEQWMPEYVAQANAGGIERVLV, encoded by the coding sequence ATGAATGCTCCCACCTCGCTGAACCACTTGCTCGCCACGGCTGAAGAAAGCCCGCGACTGCGCGAAATTCCCTATAACTACACCTCGTTCTCCGACCGCGAAATCGTGTTGCGTTTGCTCGGCGCAGATGCGTGGGAACTGCTGCTGCGTTTGCGCCAAGAGCGCCGCACCGGCCGCTCGGCCCGCATGTTGTACGAAGTGTTGGGCGACATCTGGGTGGTGCAGCGCAACCCCTATTTGCAAGACGACTTGCTCGACAACCCCAAGCGCCGCCTGCAGTTGGTCGAGGCTTTGCATCACCGCCTTGGTGAAGTTGAGCAACGCCGCACACCTGACGTGGACGCCGAGCGTGATCTCATGGTGGGCCAACTGTTGCAAGCCGCCAGCCGCGCGATTGAAACGTTCAACAGCCAATTTGAAGCGATTGCCGCCCTGCGCAAAAAAGCAGCGCGCATGCTCAAGAAGCACACCGCCCACGACAACATCAAGTTCGACGGCCTCTCACGTGTGAGCCATGTGACCGACGCCACCGATTGGCGTGTGGAATACCCCTTCGTCGTGCTGACCCCAGACACCGAAGAAGAAATGGCGGGCTTGGTCAAAGGTTGTATCGATCTTGGCCTCACTATCGTCCCTCGTGGCGGCGGCACAGGCTACACAGGTGGCGCGATTCCGCTCACGTGGAAGAGCGCGGTCATCAACACCGAAAAGCTCGAAGCCATGACCGAAGTCGAAATGGTCGACTTGCCTGGCATCGCGCACAAAGTGCCCACGATTTACACCGAAGCTGGTGTGGTTACCCAGCGTGTGGCCGATGCGGCTGAGCGCGGTGGTTTTGTGTTTGCGGTAGACCCCACTTCTGCCGAAGCCTCGTGCATCGGTGGCAACATCGCCATGAACGCAGGCGGCAAAAAAGCCGTGTTGTGGGGCACCGCGCTCGACAACTTGGCCAGCTGGCGCATGGTCACCCCCAATGCTGAGTGGCTCGACGTCATTCGCGTGGACCACAACCTCGGCAAGATTCACGATGCCGAGATGGCCAGCTTCGATTTGAAGTACTACCAAGCCGACGGCAAAACATTCATCCGCCAAGAGCGCCTCGACATTCCCGGCAAGTCCTTCCGCAAAGAAGGCTTGGGCAAAGACGTGACCGACAAGTTCCTCAGCGGTTTGCCCGGTGTGCAAAAAGAAGGCTGCGATGGTTTGATTACCAGCGCACGTTGGATCCTGCACCGCATGCCTGCCCACACACGCACCGTGTGTATGGAGTTCTTCGGCAACGCCAAAGACGCTGTGCCAAGCATTGTCGAAATCAAAGACTACATGTTTGCTGAGCAAAAGCGCAGCGGCGTATTGCTGGCTGGCCTTGAGCATTTGGACGACCGCTACTTGCGTGCCGTGGGTTATGCCACCAAGAGCAAACGCGGCGGCCTGCCCAAGATGTTGCTGATTGGCGACATCGCGGGTGACGATGCTGACGAAGTGGCCCGCGTCACCTCTGAGGTCTCACGCATGGCCAACACCCGCAGCGGCGAGTGCTTTGTGGCCGTGAGTGCAGAAGCGCGTAAAAAGTTTTGGCTCGACCGCAAGCGCACCGCTGCGATCAGCCGTCACACCAACGCGTTCAAGGTCAACGAAGACGTGGTGATTCCTTTGCCACGCATGGCCGAGTACACCGATGGCATCGAGCGCATCAACATCGAGCTGAGCTTGCGCAACAAGCTTGAACTGTGCGACGCGTTGGAAGATTTCTTCGTCAAAGGCAATTTGCCTCTGGGTAAATCTGACGACGCAGCCGACATTTCCACACCTGAATTGTTGGAAGACCGCGTGCAGCAAGCCCGCTCGCTTGTGGGTGAAGTGCGTGGCCTGTGGCAGCAGTGGCTCAACGAGTGCGATGCACTGTTCCCACAGTTGCAAGACCACACTTTGCGTGCGAGCTGGAAAACACAAATCCGTGCGCAGTTGCAAAACATTTTCACGGGCGCACAACTCGCGCCCATCTTGGAAGAGTGCAACGCCATTCACAAACGCGTGCTCAAAGGCCGCGTGTGGGTAGCCCTTCACATGCACGCCGGTGACGGCAACGTGCACACCAACATTCCCGTCAACAGCGACAACTACGCCATGCTGCAAACCGCTCACGAAGCGGTGGCCCGCATCATGGTGTTGGCGCGCTCGTTGGACGGCGTGATTTCTGGTGAGCACGGCATTGGTATCACCAAGCTGGAGTTTTTGACCGATGACGAGTTGAAACCGTTTGCGGATTACAAAGCCAAGGTTGACCCAGAAGGCCGTTTCAACAAAGGCAAATTGCTGCGCAACCAAGATGTGGACACATCCTTGCGCCACGCCGACTTGAGCCAAGCCTACACACCAAGCTTTGGCTTGATGGGGCATGAATCGCTCATCATGCAGCAGTCCGACATTGGTGCGATTGCCGATTCGGTGAAAGACTGTTTGCGTTGCGGCAAGTGCAAGCCCGTGTGTTCGACACACGTGCCACGTGCCAACTTGCTGTACAGCCCACGTAACAAAATTTTGGCTACGTCGCTGTTGGTCGAGGCCTTCTTGTACGAAGAGCAAACCCGCCGTGGTGTGTCCATCAAACATTGGCAAGAGTTTGAAGATGTGGCCGACCATTGCACGGTGTGCCACAAGTGTTTGACGCCTTGCCCAGTCAAGATTGACTTTGGTGACGTGACCATGAACATGCGCAACCTGTTGCGCAAGATGGGCCAAAAAACCTTCCGTCCCGGCAATGCTGCGGCGATGTTCATGCTCAATGCCACCAACCCTGAAACCATTAAGTTCGCGCGTACGGCGATGGTTGGCGTGGGCATGAAGTTGCAACGCTTTGCGCACGATCTGCTCAAAGTGGTGGCGCGCAAGCAAACCAAGGCGCCGCCTGCCACCGTGGGTGCGGCGCCCATCAAAGAGCAGGTGATTCACTTCATCAACAAGAAGATGCCGGGCAACCTGCCTAAGAAGACTGCGCGTGCTTTGCTCGACATCGAGAACAACGATTACGTGCCCATCATTCGCGACCCGAAAACCACCACCTCTGAAACAGAAGCGGTGTTCTATTTCCCCGGTTGCGGCTCTGAGCGTTTGTTCAGCCAAGTGGGCCTCGCCACGCAAGCCATGTTGTGGCACGCGGGCGTGCAAACGGTGTTGCCACCTGGCTACCTGTGCTGCGGCTATCCGCAAAAAGGCTCGGGTCAGTTCGACAAGGCCGACAAGATCATCACCGACAACCGCGTGTTGTTCCACCGTGTCGCCAACACACTCAACTACCTCGACATCAAAACCGTGGTGGTGAGCTGCGGCACTTGCTTTGACCAACTGCAAGGCTATGAGTTCGACAAAATTTTCCCTGGCTGTCGCATCGTCGACATCCATGAATATTTGCTCGAGAAGGACATCAAGCTCAGCACGGCTGACCAAGCGGGTTATTTGTTCCACGACCCATGCCACAGCCCCATGAAGCAGCAAGACCCCATGAAAACGGTCAAGGCGCTGTTGGGTGACCAAGTGCGCAAGAGCGACCGCTGCTGCGGCGAGTCTGGCACTTTGGGTGTGACGCGTCCTGACATTTCGACCCAAGTGCGCTTCCGCAAAGAAGAAGAGCTGCAAAAAGACGAAGCCGCTTTGCGTGCCATGACGGGCGAAGCCAAAGGCGACATGAAGATCCTCACCAGCTGCCCCAGCTGCTTGCAAGGTTTGAGCCGCTACGGTGATGACTTGCAAAACGGTTTGCTCGAAGCCGACTACATCGTGGTCGAGATGGCACGCAAGATGTTGGGTGAGCAGTGGATGCCCGAGTACGTGGCACAAGCCAATGCCGGTGGCATTGAGCGCGTCCTTGTTTAA
- the hemA gene encoding glutamyl-tRNA reductase has product MAVWALGLNHTTAPLDLRGRFAFAVDQMGPTLATLRHSFSPDSEVAILSTCNRTEIYCAGGEAQMQQTMAWLAKSGGVSADDLKGHTYALLEADAARHAFRVASGLDSMVLGEPQILGQMKDAVRAASEAGALGTTLNQLFQRSFAVAKEVRSSTEIGAHSISMAAAAVRLASQLFEDLSETRVLFVGAGEMIELCATHFAAKNPKAIAIANRTLERGEKLATQFSGEVMRLADLPQRLHEFDVVISCTASTLPLIGLGAVERALKQRKHRPMFMVDLAVPRDIEPEVKSLEDVYLYTVDDLSDVVQTGQANRQAAVAQAEAIIDAGVQSFEHWMDQRSNVPLIQQLNAQAEDWRSAELARARKAIAKGDDVDAVLESLSRGLTQKMLHGAMAELHAGDAESRERARHAIEHFFLRGNR; this is encoded by the coding sequence ATGGCAGTCTGGGCTTTAGGCCTCAATCACACGACAGCCCCGCTTGATTTGCGGGGCCGTTTCGCTTTTGCGGTCGACCAAATGGGTCCGACCCTCGCGACCCTGCGCCATTCTTTTTCGCCCGACAGCGAGGTGGCCATCCTATCCACCTGCAACCGTACCGAAATTTATTGCGCGGGTGGTGAGGCGCAAATGCAGCAGACCATGGCTTGGTTGGCCAAGTCTGGCGGAGTGTCTGCCGACGATCTGAAAGGCCACACCTACGCACTGCTCGAAGCCGATGCGGCCCGTCACGCCTTCCGCGTGGCCAGTGGTCTCGATTCCATGGTATTGGGCGAGCCTCAAATCTTGGGCCAAATGAAAGACGCGGTGCGTGCCGCCTCTGAAGCCGGCGCACTGGGCACAACGCTCAACCAACTATTCCAACGCTCCTTTGCTGTGGCCAAAGAAGTGCGCAGCTCCACCGAGATTGGCGCGCATTCCATCAGCATGGCTGCTGCGGCCGTGCGTTTGGCCAGCCAGCTGTTTGAAGACCTGAGCGAAACCCGCGTGCTGTTTGTAGGTGCGGGCGAAATGATTGAGTTGTGCGCCACGCACTTTGCGGCCAAGAACCCCAAGGCGATTGCCATTGCTAACCGCACTCTGGAACGCGGCGAAAAACTGGCCACCCAATTCAGCGGCGAAGTCATGCGCTTGGCCGACTTGCCGCAACGACTGCACGAGTTTGATGTGGTCATCAGCTGCACCGCCAGCACCCTACCCTTGATTGGTTTGGGCGCAGTCGAGCGCGCACTCAAACAACGCAAACATCGCCCCATGTTCATGGTCGACTTAGCAGTGCCGCGCGACATTGAGCCTGAGGTGAAGTCGCTTGAAGATGTGTATCTGTACACCGTGGACGATTTGTCTGACGTGGTGCAAACCGGCCAAGCCAACCGCCAAGCCGCGGTAGCGCAAGCCGAAGCCATCATCGACGCTGGCGTGCAAAGCTTCGAGCACTGGATGGACCAACGCAGCAACGTGCCGCTGATTCAACAACTCAACGCGCAGGCCGAAGATTGGCGCAGTGCCGAATTGGCCCGCGCCCGTAAAGCGATTGCCAAAGGCGACGATGTGGATGCCGTACTGGAAAGCCTGTCACGCGGACTGACCCAAAAAATGCTGCACGGCGCAATGGCCGAATTGCATGCGGGTGATGCGGAATCGCGCGAACGCGCACGCCACGCGATTGAGCATTTCTTTTTGCGCGGCAACCGTTAG
- the prfA gene encoding peptide chain release factor 1: protein MKDFLRAQLERHTQRLHELDFLLSREDIMKDMTQFLALSREHTDVTATAGRYARYQQREADVQAAQQMLQDGGDDADMRAMAEEEIASAQAELLQLEAELQRMLLPKDPDDARPAFIEIRAGTGGDESALFAADLLRMYMRYAERQGWRTEIVSESQSELGGYKEVVVRMDGGSSGDGVYGWLKFESGGHRVQRVPATETQGRIHTSACTVAVLPEPDEAEAIKINPSDLRIDTYRASGAGGQHINKTDSAVRITHLPTGIVAECQDGRSQHSNKAQALKVLTARIQEKDRSERAAKDAAMRKGLIGSGDRSDRIRTYNFPQGRWSDHRINLTLYKLNFIMEGDLSEAMQALKHAHEAEQLAALEGNT, encoded by the coding sequence ATGAAAGACTTTCTGCGCGCTCAGCTGGAGCGCCATACCCAACGTTTGCATGAACTCGACTTCTTGCTGTCTCGCGAAGACATCATGAAGGACATGACGCAGTTCTTGGCCTTGTCACGCGAACACACCGACGTGACCGCCACAGCCGGCCGCTACGCACGCTACCAACAACGTGAAGCCGATGTGCAAGCGGCACAGCAAATGCTGCAAGACGGCGGCGATGACGCCGACATGCGCGCCATGGCCGAAGAAGAAATTGCCAGCGCCCAAGCCGAACTGTTGCAACTCGAAGCCGAGCTGCAACGCATGTTGCTGCCCAAAGACCCAGACGATGCCCGCCCTGCCTTCATCGAAATTCGTGCAGGCACGGGCGGTGACGAATCTGCCTTGTTTGCCGCAGACTTGCTGCGCATGTACATGCGCTATGCCGAGCGCCAAGGGTGGCGCACCGAGATCGTGAGCGAATCACAAAGCGAACTGGGCGGCTACAAAGAAGTGGTCGTGCGCATGGACGGAGGTTCAAGTGGCGACGGCGTGTATGGCTGGCTCAAGTTCGAGTCAGGCGGCCACCGCGTGCAGCGCGTTCCAGCTACTGAAACACAAGGCCGCATCCACACCAGCGCGTGCACGGTGGCGGTGCTACCCGAGCCGGACGAAGCCGAGGCCATCAAAATCAATCCGTCGGATTTGCGCATCGACACCTACCGCGCCAGCGGTGCGGGTGGCCAGCACATCAACAAAACAGACTCTGCCGTGCGCATCACCCACTTGCCCACGGGCATCGTGGCCGAATGCCAAGACGGCCGCAGTCAGCACAGCAACAAAGCACAAGCGCTGAAAGTGTTGACCGCACGCATCCAAGAAAAAGACCGCTCCGAGCGCGCTGCCAAAGACGCGGCTATGCGCAAAGGCCTGATTGGCAGCGGCGACCGCAGCGACCGCATTCGCACTTACAACTTTCCGCAAGGGCGTTGGAGTGACCACCGCATCAACCTCACGCTGTACAAACTCAACTTCATCATGGAAGGTGATTTGAGTGAGGCGATGCAGGCGCTGAAGCACGCGCATGAAGCCGAACAGCTGGCGGCATTGGAAGGCAACACATGA
- the prmC gene encoding peptide chain release factor N(5)-glutamine methyltransferase has protein sequence MSVLTVMQAAAWAQTLGLPRLDAQVLLLHALGRAPHDRAWLLAHGDDPLDAAVQATFETNTQRRLNTEPVAYITGQKEFFGLTMQVDKRVLDPRADTETLVEWAMSCLADTSSPEVVDLGTGSGAIALAIKHTRPDAQVSAVDASADALAVASANAERLALPVNFHHGSWLAPLNGHTFDAIVSNPPYVASDDEHLAALKHEPLSALASGADGLDDIRTIVREAAQHLKPSGWLLLEHGYDQAHAVQTLLGNQGFVNVQSRPDLAGILRCSGGQWPTVK, from the coding sequence ATGAGCGTGTTGACCGTAATGCAAGCCGCAGCTTGGGCGCAAACCCTAGGCCTGCCTCGCCTAGACGCGCAAGTGCTGTTGCTGCACGCCTTGGGCCGCGCACCGCACGACCGCGCTTGGTTGTTGGCGCATGGCGATGACCCGCTAGACGCGGCTGTTCAAGCCACCTTTGAAACCAATACACAACGCCGCCTCAACACCGAACCCGTGGCCTACATCACTGGGCAAAAAGAGTTTTTTGGCTTGACAATGCAAGTGGACAAACGCGTGCTCGACCCACGCGCTGACACCGAAACCTTGGTGGAGTGGGCCATGTCTTGCCTCGCCGATACCTCGTCACCTGAAGTGGTGGACCTAGGAACCGGCAGCGGCGCGATTGCTTTAGCCATCAAACACACACGCCCTGATGCCCAAGTGAGCGCGGTGGATGCCAGCGCCGATGCCTTGGCTGTGGCCAGCGCAAACGCCGAACGCTTGGCATTGCCAGTGAACTTCCACCACGGTTCGTGGCTTGCCCCTTTGAACGGTCACACCTTTGACGCGATCGTGTCCAACCCGCCCTACGTGGCCAGCGATGATGAACACTTGGCCGCGCTGAAGCATGAGCCTTTGTCCGCACTGGCTTCTGGGGCGGATGGCCTAGACGACATTCGCACCATCGTGCGCGAAGCTGCGCAACACCTCAAGCCCAGCGGCTGGCTGCTGCTCGAACACGGCTACGACCAAGCCCATGCCGTGCAAACCTTGCTGGGCAACCAAGGGTTTGTGAACGTACAAAGCCGTCCTGACCTTGCGGGAATCCTGCGCTGCTCGGGTGGACAATGGCCAACAGTGAAATAA
- the grxD gene encoding Grx4 family monothiol glutaredoxin — protein MSDAQQRIDELVKGNEVLLFMKGSASFPMCGFSGRAIQVLKACGVEPKAIKTVNVLDDAEIRQGIKEYSNWPTIPQLYIKGEFIGGSDIMMEMYESGELQKVING, from the coding sequence ATGAGCGACGCACAACAACGCATTGATGAACTCGTGAAAGGCAACGAAGTGTTGCTGTTTATGAAAGGCAGCGCCAGCTTCCCCATGTGTGGCTTTTCGGGCCGTGCAATTCAAGTGCTCAAAGCTTGCGGCGTAGAACCCAAAGCCATCAAAACTGTGAACGTGCTGGACGACGCAGAAATTCGCCAAGGCATCAAGGAATACAGCAACTGGCCCACCATCCCTCAGCTCTACATCAAGGGCGAGTTCATCGGTGGCTCAGACATCATGATGGAAATGTATGAGTCGGGCGAGTTGCAAAAAGTCATCAACGGCTGA
- a CDS encoding transglycosylase SLT domain-containing protein, with protein MFLTFISAVQAGTQREEPLIDSVRTALSAAVHQSGPPTLVHADVKAVNAFGQWLTQNEARLDKHLQRRKSSPTAASVANVAIAAAPNSSNVAPDFLAHELANSHLRREFLQTVWYESQRAGLDPSLVLGLIQVESGFRKFAISSAGARGFMQVMPFWTRVLADGDAGVLFQAQTNLRFGCVILRHYLNVENGDLFLALGRYNGSRGQAPYPNAVLAAQKGWQ; from the coding sequence TTGTTTTTGACGTTCATCAGCGCTGTACAAGCGGGTACGCAACGTGAAGAGCCCTTGATCGACTCTGTGCGTACCGCGCTGAGTGCGGCGGTGCATCAGTCTGGCCCACCCACTTTGGTTCATGCTGATGTGAAGGCAGTCAATGCGTTTGGGCAGTGGCTGACACAAAATGAAGCGCGACTCGACAAGCATTTGCAACGTCGTAAGAGCAGCCCCACAGCTGCGAGCGTGGCAAACGTTGCCATTGCAGCTGCCCCAAATAGCTCAAATGTTGCCCCTGACTTCCTAGCGCATGAATTGGCCAACTCTCATTTGCGCCGGGAGTTTTTGCAAACGGTTTGGTACGAAAGCCAACGTGCAGGCTTAGATCCATCGCTAGTGCTCGGCCTCATTCAAGTGGAAAGCGGATTTCGTAAATTTGCCATCAGCAGCGCAGGGGCGAGAGGTTTTATGCAGGTCATGCCGTTTTGGACGCGTGTGCTGGCTGACGGGGATGCTGGTGTGCTGTTTCAAGCGCAGACCAATTTGCGCTTTGGCTGCGTCATCTTGCGGCATTACTTGAACGTTGAGAATGGAGACTTATTTTTGGCGCTAGGCCGTTACAACGGCAGCCGTGGGCAAGCGCCATATCCAAATGCTGTGCTAGCGGCACAAAAGGGGTGGCAATGA
- a CDS encoding proline--tRNA ligase, whose product MKASQFLISTLKDAPADAEVVSHKLMMRAGLIKKLGAGIYNYMPMGLRVIRKVEAIVREEMNKAGAIELTMPVVQPAELWQETGRFDKMGPELLRIKDRHGRDFVVQPTSEEVVTDIARQEIRSYKQLPKNFYQIQTKFRDERRPRFGLMRGREFIMKDAYSFDRDQDSAKQSYQVMAGAYRNIFDRFGLTYRAVAADSGAIGGDLSEEFQVIAATGEDAIVYCPTSNYAANMEKAEALAPAQTRGAATQAMTKTATPGKSTCEDVAALLNVPLNTTVKSLVLATDTLNDRGEVVKSQVWLLLLRGDHDMNEVKVGKLPGFEGGFRFATTAEIEDHFGCKPGYLGPVNLKQPLKIVADRDVAVMADWICGANEVDFHMTGVNFGRDVVEPDLVADIRNVVAGDASPDGQGVLAIERGIEVGHVFYLGTKYSQAMNATFLDVNGKPQFMEMGCYGIGVTRLPAAAIEQNHDERGIIWPDAIAPFTVVICPVNMDRSEDVKAAAFKLYEELLALGVDVILDDRGERPGAMFADWELIGVPHRVTIGDKGLKDGVVEYQNRRDTESTKVAVADVLAHVKAKLGL is encoded by the coding sequence ATGAAAGCCTCCCAGTTTCTCATTTCCACCCTCAAAGACGCCCCAGCTGACGCAGAAGTGGTCAGCCACAAATTGATGATGCGCGCGGGCTTGATCAAAAAGCTCGGTGCTGGCATTTACAACTACATGCCCATGGGCTTGCGCGTGATCCGCAAGGTCGAAGCCATCGTGCGCGAAGAAATGAACAAAGCGGGCGCAATTGAGCTGACCATGCCCGTGGTGCAACCCGCTGAGCTGTGGCAAGAAACCGGCCGCTTCGACAAGATGGGCCCAGAGCTCTTGCGTATCAAAGACCGCCACGGCCGCGACTTTGTGGTGCAACCCACCAGCGAAGAAGTGGTGACCGACATCGCCCGCCAAGAAATTCGCAGCTACAAACAGCTGCCTAAAAACTTCTACCAAATTCAAACCAAATTCCGCGACGAGCGTCGCCCACGTTTTGGTTTGATGCGCGGCCGCGAATTCATCATGAAAGATGCGTACAGCTTTGACCGCGATCAAGACAGCGCCAAGCAAAGCTACCAAGTCATGGCGGGTGCGTACCGCAACATTTTTGACCGCTTCGGTTTGACCTACCGTGCCGTAGCCGCAGACAGCGGCGCGATTGGTGGCGACTTGAGCGAAGAGTTCCAAGTGATTGCCGCCACCGGCGAAGACGCCATCGTCTATTGCCCCACCAGCAACTACGCCGCCAACATGGAAAAGGCCGAGGCTTTGGCACCTGCGCAAACGCGCGGCGCAGCCACTCAGGCTATGACCAAAACCGCCACACCCGGCAAGAGCACATGCGAAGACGTGGCTGCTTTGTTGAATGTGCCGTTGAACACCACCGTCAAATCATTGGTGTTGGCCACCGATACCCTCAACGACAGAGGCGAAGTCGTCAAATCGCAAGTGTGGCTCTTGCTCTTACGTGGTGACCACGATATGAACGAAGTCAAAGTGGGCAAACTGCCCGGCTTTGAAGGTGGATTCCGCTTTGCTACCACTGCTGAGATTGAAGACCATTTCGGTTGCAAGCCTGGTTACCTTGGTCCCGTGAATTTGAAGCAGCCCTTGAAAATCGTGGCCGACCGCGATGTGGCTGTGATGGCCGATTGGATTTGCGGTGCTAACGAGGTGGATTTCCACATGACCGGCGTGAACTTTGGCCGTGATGTGGTCGAACCTGATTTGGTGGCCGATATTCGCAACGTGGTGGCGGGTGACGCTTCGCCGGATGGTCAAGGCGTGCTCGCCATTGAGCGCGGCATTGAGGTGGGCCATGTGTTCTACCTCGGCACCAAATACAGCCAAGCCATGAACGCCACGTTCTTGGACGTGAACGGCAAACCGCAGTTCATGGAAATGGGCTGCTACGGCATTGGCGTTACGCGCTTGCCGGCTGCTGCCATCGAGCAAAACCACGATGAGCGCGGCATCATTTGGCCCGACGCGATTGCGCCGTTCACCGTCGTGATTTGCCCCGTCAACATGGACCGCAGCGAAGACGTGAAAGCCGCAGCCTTCAAGCTCTACGAAGAGTTGCTGGCCTTGGGCGTGGACGTTATCTTGGACGACCGTGGCGAGCGCCCCGGCGCGATGTTTGCCGATTGGGAGCTGATCGGCGTGCCACACCGCGTGACCATTGGTGACAAGGGTTTGAAAGACGGCGTGGTCGAGTACCAAAATCGCCGCGACACCGAGTCCACCAAGGTGGCCGTGGCCGATGTGTTGGCGCATGTGAAAGCCAAGCTCGGTTTGTGA